In Apis cerana isolate GH-2021 linkage group LG5, AcerK_1.0, whole genome shotgun sequence, a single genomic region encodes these proteins:
- the LOC107996579 gene encoding NSFL1 cofactor p47 isoform X2 → MEGKSSKEKIKPKSKFAMLSDLKDRESSPEDEEGQAFYAGGSEHTGQQILGPGKKKDIVSDMFKSCQRQSIAVESKPSGQQRPNTFSGTGYKLGQTSSDTEIVTATTSNNQQTNSGLITLKLWKDGFTINDSELRLYTDPENREFLETIKRGEIPAEIRQEIQGTEARLDMEDHHHETYVPPKVKVKAFSGKGHMLGSPSPATVGMTIPTDLADQAANESQAKQKLNLDESKPVTTLQIRLADGTSVKAQFNLTHTINDLRQYIITMRPQYAMREFNLLTMYPTKELTEDKTIEEAGLQNTTIIQRLK, encoded by the exons ATGGAAGGAAAatcatcaaaagaaaaaataaaaccaaaATCTAAATTTGCAATGCTTAGTGATCTTAAAGATAGAGAGAGTAGTCCTGAGGATGAAGAAGGTCAAGCATTTTATGCTGGTGGTTCTGAACATACTGGACAACAAATTCTAGGAccaggaaagaaaaaggatattGTTAGTGATATGTTTAAATCTTGTCAGAGACAATCAATTGCTGTAGAATCAAAACCAAGTGGACAACAAAGACCAAATACCTTTAGTGGTACTGGATATAAATTAGGTCAAACTAGTTCAGATACTGAAA ttgTTACTGCTACAACATCTAATAATCAACAGACAAATTCTGGATtaattactttgaaattatgGAAAGATGGATTTACTATAAATGATTCTGAACTTCGGTTGTATACTGATCCAGAAAATAGAGAATTTCTTGAGACTATAAAACGAGGTGAAATACCAGCAGAAATACGTCAAGAGATACAAGGTACTGAAGCACGACTTGATATGGAAGATCATCATCATGAAACATATGTTCCTCCAAAAGTTAAAGTGAAAGCTTTTAGTGGAAAAGGACATATGTTAGGAAG TCCTTCTCCAGCTACAGTTGGTATGACAATACCAACAGATCTTGCAGATCAAGCAGCAAATGAATCTCAggcaaaacaaaaattaaatttagatgaaTCAAAACCTGTGACAACATTACAAATTCGTCTTGCTGATGGGACTAGTGTAAAAgctcaatttaatttaactcatACTATTAATGATTTGaggcaatatataataac TATGAGACCTCAATATGCTAtgagagaatttaatttattaacaatgtaTC
- the LOC107996579 gene encoding NSFL1 cofactor p47 isoform X1 — MENHDELVSQFIDTTGVEPEEARFYLELSNWQLEVALDTFYYPLALPSLSNEPTEGTSEEERTDISDKNAGSVKSSEMEGKSSKEKIKPKSKFAMLSDLKDRESSPEDEEGQAFYAGGSEHTGQQILGPGKKKDIVSDMFKSCQRQSIAVESKPSGQQRPNTFSGTGYKLGQTSSDTEIVTATTSNNQQTNSGLITLKLWKDGFTINDSELRLYTDPENREFLETIKRGEIPAEIRQEIQGTEARLDMEDHHHETYVPPKVKVKAFSGKGHMLGSPSPATVGMTIPTDLADQAANESQAKQKLNLDESKPVTTLQIRLADGTSVKAQFNLTHTINDLRQYIITMRPQYAMREFNLLTMYPTKELTEDKTIEEAGLQNTTIIQRLK; from the exons ATGGAGAACCATGACGAGTTAGTTTCGCAATTTATAGATACAACTGGGGTTGAACCTGAAGAAGCACGATTTTATCTTGAGTTATCTAATTGGCAGCTTGAG gttGCTCTTGACACATTTTATTATCCTCTTGCTTTACCTTCATTGTCTAATGAACCTACTGAAGGTACATCAGAAGAAGAACGTACTgatatttcagataaaaacGCAGGAAGTGTAAAATCATCAGAAATGGAAGGAAAatcatcaaaagaaaaaataaaaccaaaATCTAAATTTGCAATGCTTAGTGATCTTAAAGATAGAGAGAGTAGTCCTGAGGATGAAGAAGGTCAAGCATTTTATGCTGGTGGTTCTGAACATACTGGACAACAAATTCTAGGAccaggaaagaaaaaggatattGTTAGTGATATGTTTAAATCTTGTCAGAGACAATCAATTGCTGTAGAATCAAAACCAAGTGGACAACAAAGACCAAATACCTTTAGTGGTACTGGATATAAATTAGGTCAAACTAGTTCAGATACTGAAA ttgTTACTGCTACAACATCTAATAATCAACAGACAAATTCTGGATtaattactttgaaattatgGAAAGATGGATTTACTATAAATGATTCTGAACTTCGGTTGTATACTGATCCAGAAAATAGAGAATTTCTTGAGACTATAAAACGAGGTGAAATACCAGCAGAAATACGTCAAGAGATACAAGGTACTGAAGCACGACTTGATATGGAAGATCATCATCATGAAACATATGTTCCTCCAAAAGTTAAAGTGAAAGCTTTTAGTGGAAAAGGACATATGTTAGGAAG TCCTTCTCCAGCTACAGTTGGTATGACAATACCAACAGATCTTGCAGATCAAGCAGCAAATGAATCTCAggcaaaacaaaaattaaatttagatgaaTCAAAACCTGTGACAACATTACAAATTCGTCTTGCTGATGGGACTAGTGTAAAAgctcaatttaatttaactcatACTATTAATGATTTGaggcaatatataataac TATGAGACCTCAATATGCTAtgagagaatttaatttattaacaatgtaTC